Proteins encoded together in one Desulfosporosinus meridiei DSM 13257 window:
- a CDS encoding sigma-70 family RNA polymerase sigma factor, with amino-acid sequence MKINSLEEQITEHAVKYKENHYRLAFSYVKNVDDALDIMQESIYKAISSKNLIENPNYIKTWFYRIVVNTSLDFLRKRRKIDFVDEEVLTSLDFGKADDYGDFDLQKALDNLPDKYRTVVILRYFEDLKIEEIAEVLSENVNTVKTRLYKSLEKLRIKLSDCEEV; translated from the coding sequence ATAAAAATAAACTCTTTAGAAGAACAAATAACAGAGCATGCTGTTAAATACAAAGAAAATCATTATAGATTGGCATTTAGTTATGTTAAGAACGTTGATGATGCTTTAGACATTATGCAGGAATCAATATATAAAGCAATTTCATCTAAGAATTTAATAGAAAATCCTAATTACATAAAGACTTGGTTTTACAGAATAGTGGTTAATACTTCACTGGACTTTTTGCGGAAACGAAGGAAGATTGATTTTGTAGACGAAGAAGTCTTGACTAGCTTGGACTTCGGAAAAGCTGATGATTATGGGGATTTTGACTTGCAAAAAGCATTAGATAATTTACCTGACAAATACCGTACAGTAGTGATATTAAGGTATTTTGAAGACTTAAAAATTGAGGAAATTGCTGAAGTTCTTAGTGAAAATGTTAATACAGTAAAAACCCGCTTATACAAGTCTCTTGAAAAGTTGCGCATAAAGTTAAGTGATTGTGAGGAGGTCTAG
- the rnk gene encoding nucleoside diphosphate kinase regulator, translating into MNRAIDITFKDRDRILKLIEKEKEFGTEKNKGYLKDLEQELKRANIVSSEDIPPNSITMNSKIILKDLDLGEETTYTLVYPGEADLSENKISVLAPIGTAILGFREGDEIDWKVPAGIVKLEVKKIIYQPEAAGNYEL; encoded by the coding sequence ATGAACAGGGCAATTGATATTACATTTAAGGATCGCGATCGAATACTTAAGCTTATTGAAAAAGAAAAAGAATTCGGCACGGAAAAAAATAAAGGCTATTTAAAAGACCTTGAACAAGAACTAAAGCGAGCAAATATTGTATCCTCAGAGGATATACCACCTAACTCCATAACAATGAACTCTAAAATTATCTTGAAGGATTTAGATCTAGGGGAAGAAACAACATATACCTTAGTATATCCTGGAGAAGCAGATTTGTCAGAAAACAAAATTTCTGTACTTGCACCTATAGGAACAGCTATACTAGGATTCAGAGAGGGAGATGAAATTGACTGGAAGGTTCCGGCGGGAATCGTTAAACTAGAAGTCAAAAAAATAATTTACCAACCTGAGGCAGCTGGCAACTACGAGTTGTAA
- a CDS encoding SDR family oxidoreductase — MTHSDENKRVWFITGASKGLGYAFTRSALKAGDRVVAVARTTGKLEKLKEEYQDTLLPLKLDITDRKAVFSTVELAVEHFGRLDVVVNNAGILTLGMIEELSEFDIRNLMETNFFGALWVCQAVMPYLRSQGSGHIVQISSIGAIVSGPMSGIYSASKFALEGMSEALAKEAAHFGIKLTMVEPGGYWTNLYTTMNYSNPLESYGSLREELARQYSEDSVDSDPYLAAEALMKLVDSDNPPLRLILGSMVYDVAIDTFKERIVAWKEWEEVSRAAEKGIPAPEGYGVPEE; from the coding sequence ATGACACATAGCGATGAAAATAAAAGAGTATGGTTCATTACCGGAGCTAGTAAGGGTCTGGGATATGCATTCACCCGTTCCGCTCTGAAGGCTGGGGATAGGGTTGTAGCAGTCGCGAGAACTACCGGCAAACTGGAAAAGCTAAAGGAAGAGTATCAGGATACTTTATTGCCATTAAAGTTGGATATAACAGATAGAAAAGCTGTTTTTTCCACAGTTGAATTAGCAGTAGAGCATTTTGGGCGCCTCGATGTTGTTGTTAATAACGCGGGCATATTGACCCTGGGCATGATTGAAGAACTAAGCGAATTTGATATCAGAAATCTGATGGAGACAAACTTTTTTGGGGCTCTTTGGGTCTGTCAGGCAGTAATGCCTTATTTACGTTCTCAAGGCTCCGGACATATCGTACAGATTTCTAGTATTGGTGCAATTGTCTCGGGTCCTATGAGTGGTATTTACAGTGCAAGTAAATTTGCTCTGGAAGGCATGAGCGAAGCTCTGGCTAAGGAAGCAGCTCATTTCGGGATAAAGCTCACCATGGTAGAGCCTGGTGGGTACTGGACAAACTTGTACACCACGATGAATTACAGCAATCCCCTAGAATCTTACGGAAGCCTTCGTGAGGAACTGGCTCGTCAGTATTCAGAGGATTCGGTGGATAGCGATCCTTACCTAGCTGCAGAAGCGCTTATGAAATTAGTGGATAGTGATAATCCTCCTCTAAGGCTTATTCTTGGCAGTATGGTCTACGATGTAGCTATAGATACGTTTAAGGAACGAATAGTTGCCTGGAAGGAGTGGGAAGAAGTTAGCCGGGCTGCCGAAAAGGGTATTCCTGCACCTGAGGGGTACGGAGTACCCGAGGAGTAA
- the ppdK gene encoding pyruvate, phosphate dikinase, which produces MNKKYVYLFQEGKASMRDLLGGKGANLAEMTQIGLPVPPGFTITTEACNEYYSNGEKFPEGIWEQVWPALAEVEAASGKVFGDKKNPLLVSVRSGAKFSMPGMMDTVLNLGLNDDTVEALAANTQNERFAWDCYRRFIQMFGDVVLEVEHYNFEQILETAKEKQGVRYDSELSTESLKWMVSEYKKKIERKTGSPFPMEPRNQLQQAVLAVFRSWNNDRANVYRKINNIPHEIGTAVNVQSMVFGNMGSDSGTGVAFTRNPSTGESALYGEYLMNAQGEDVVAGIRTPNPIATLAQENPEIYQQFLSFSKKLEAHYRDMQDIEFTIERGKLYMLQTRNGKRTASAAIRVAVELFHEGVITKEEAVMRIEPDQLEHLLHRRMDTGVKLHVLAKGLPASPGAASGRIVLSAEEAERLGNLGEKVILVRTETTPDDIRGILAAQGILTSRGGMTSHAAVVSRHMGKPAVCGCDALKIDYTQGVVSIDGVDYPQGTIMSIDGATGRVIKGEVSMVDPELSEGFKEFLSWADEISRLRVMANADSPTEATNARDYGAVGIGLTRTEHMFMDPERIPIVQDMILAQSLEEREEALAKLLPMQEEDFYGILKAMQGFPVTIRLLDPPLHEFLPHSEELVVEITKLRMSKDDSGTLQEKESLLRNVRALSELNPMLGHRGCRLGVSFPEITVMQARAIFQASARLVKEGYEIHPEVMIPLVMGKEEFIMMRKLVDDTAAEVMQEQNVQISYHVGTMIEVPRAALLADEIGKVADFFSFGTNDLTQMTMGLSRDDAQGKFLPVYLDKKLMKTDPFVVLDRDGVGKLIGIGVNLGRGANPSLGLGICGEHGGEPNSIEFCHMVGLDYVSCSPFRVPIARLAAAQAAVNNKDQSK; this is translated from the coding sequence ATGAATAAGAAGTATGTTTATTTATTTCAAGAAGGTAAGGCTTCTATGCGCGATTTGTTGGGCGGAAAAGGAGCTAATTTAGCGGAGATGACTCAAATTGGCTTGCCGGTACCTCCGGGATTCACGATTACAACAGAGGCCTGCAACGAGTATTACAGCAACGGTGAGAAGTTTCCCGAGGGGATCTGGGAACAAGTTTGGCCGGCTTTAGCAGAAGTTGAAGCGGCTTCCGGTAAAGTTTTTGGAGATAAGAAAAATCCTCTGCTGGTTTCTGTCAGGTCTGGGGCGAAGTTTTCCATGCCTGGGATGATGGATACCGTTCTTAATTTAGGACTTAATGATGACACAGTAGAAGCTTTAGCTGCTAATACGCAAAATGAGCGTTTCGCCTGGGATTGTTATCGCCGTTTTATTCAAATGTTTGGCGACGTTGTTTTAGAAGTAGAGCATTATAATTTTGAACAGATCTTAGAGACTGCTAAAGAGAAACAAGGAGTTCGTTATGACTCTGAACTGTCCACGGAGAGTCTCAAATGGATGGTCAGTGAATATAAGAAAAAGATTGAACGTAAAACCGGCAGCCCCTTTCCGATGGAGCCAAGAAATCAGCTGCAGCAAGCTGTCTTAGCCGTTTTCCGTTCGTGGAATAATGATCGGGCCAATGTCTATCGTAAAATTAACAATATCCCCCATGAGATTGGAACAGCTGTCAATGTTCAATCCATGGTCTTTGGAAATATGGGCTCAGATTCAGGAACTGGAGTGGCCTTTACCCGTAACCCATCAACGGGGGAAAGTGCGCTCTATGGAGAATATTTAATGAATGCCCAAGGGGAAGACGTGGTAGCCGGGATACGAACCCCAAACCCTATCGCCACCTTGGCTCAGGAAAACCCGGAGATCTATCAGCAGTTCTTGAGTTTCTCCAAAAAGCTGGAAGCTCACTATCGAGATATGCAGGATATTGAGTTCACAATCGAGCGGGGCAAACTGTACATGCTGCAAACCCGTAATGGCAAACGAACTGCCTCAGCAGCTATTCGTGTGGCAGTAGAATTGTTCCATGAAGGTGTTATCACTAAAGAAGAAGCTGTTATGAGAATTGAGCCGGATCAATTGGAACATTTATTGCATCGTCGTATGGATACCGGAGTTAAGCTGCATGTACTGGCTAAAGGACTTCCGGCTTCACCCGGGGCTGCTTCGGGAAGAATCGTTTTGAGTGCAGAGGAAGCAGAACGCTTAGGGAATCTTGGCGAGAAGGTAATCTTGGTTCGGACTGAAACTACTCCCGATGATATTCGCGGTATTTTGGCTGCCCAGGGAATACTAACCAGTCGCGGAGGTATGACAAGTCATGCTGCGGTTGTGTCTCGTCATATGGGTAAACCGGCTGTTTGCGGCTGTGATGCCTTGAAAATAGATTATACTCAAGGTGTAGTGTCTATTGATGGGGTTGATTACCCACAAGGGACTATTATGTCTATTGATGGAGCTACCGGACGAGTCATCAAGGGCGAAGTATCCATGGTGGATCCTGAGCTGAGTGAAGGATTTAAAGAATTCTTAAGCTGGGCTGATGAGATTTCCAGACTGCGAGTTATGGCCAATGCCGATAGTCCCACGGAAGCTACCAACGCTCGAGATTATGGAGCGGTGGGAATTGGGTTAACTAGGACTGAACATATGTTTATGGATCCTGAGCGGATTCCCATTGTGCAAGATATGATTTTGGCCCAATCCTTAGAAGAGCGGGAAGAGGCTCTGGCCAAGCTCTTGCCGATGCAGGAAGAGGATTTCTATGGAATTCTTAAGGCTATGCAGGGATTCCCAGTCACCATACGTTTGCTTGATCCCCCCCTTCACGAGTTCCTGCCCCATTCGGAAGAGTTAGTTGTCGAGATTACTAAGCTGAGAATGAGCAAGGATGACTCGGGCACCTTACAGGAAAAAGAGTCCTTGCTGCGCAATGTTCGGGCTTTGTCTGAATTAAATCCCATGCTTGGTCATCGTGGCTGTCGCCTAGGGGTTTCCTTCCCGGAAATCACGGTTATGCAAGCCCGAGCGATTTTTCAAGCCAGTGCCCGGCTGGTTAAAGAAGGATATGAAATTCATCCTGAAGTCATGATCCCCCTTGTTATGGGCAAAGAAGAGTTTATTATGATGCGGAAGTTAGTGGATGACACTGCCGCTGAAGTTATGCAAGAACAAAATGTCCAAATCAGCTATCATGTTGGAACTATGATTGAAGTGCCTCGTGCAGCTCTCTTGGCAGATGAAATCGGAAAGGTTGCGGACTTCTTCTCCTTTGGAACGAATGATCTCACTCAGATGACCATGGGGCTGTCCCGGGATGACGCACAAGGAAAGTTCTTACCCGTCTATCTGGACAAGAAACTGATGAAAACGGATCCCTTTGTCGTACTCGATCGAGACGGGGTAGGCAAACTCATCGGTATCGGAGTAAATCTGGGCCGGGGTGCTAATCCTAGTCTGGGCTTAGGTATCTGCGGGGAGCATGGCGGGGAGCCAAACTCCATTGAATTCTGCCACATGGTTGGATTGGATTATGTTTCGTGTTCACCCTTCCGGGTGCCGATTGCTCGCTTAGCTGCTGCTCAGGCGGCGGTTAACAACAAAGACCAATCGAAGTAA